The nucleotide window ttactattttaaagacatttgcttattaagttacacattttagtattatttaagtgtacatattatcttttaatttacttttaatttgccggaaatatttattttaatatttttaatatttttaatatttttatatattatatatatataaaattatataaaaaattatataaaaaattaatacaggCGGACCAAGCCGGGCCCGAGTTTTTGTATTTTTAACAGGGCCAAACTTAGACAAAATTTTAAGCACATTTTTCGGGCTGGGCCTAGGCCTAAGATTTTGTCCAAACCCGGCCTGAATCCGACTCAGCACATAAACACATCTAATTCTCCTCTTAAAAGTGTAATATACCTTACaattgaataattaagaagtaattttaaaaaaatctaattataaatataagtataaataATTCATATCAGAATAATTATCATTATATTTCGAATAAATCTAACAAATCACATAATATTATTAATCaatgtatattttaaaaaaatgtttttatAGCTTCAATTGAATAATGTAAATAATCCAGCATTACCTTAATGTTTATTTCTTTCTACTTTGTAAAATAATGTGCTTTTAGCTATTTACAAAGTTGGTTGAAAATAGAGATAtagattattatttttaagatCTAATTTACCCCCAATCTTtctattttctaatttttaaaatttaaatttttcacttttaattcCATAAATTCAGTTTCTTCACTTATTTGATTTAACAATTAAAATcgatttgataattttattacttaaaattttattaaagttgAATGTGTTATCAATTAGACatcaattttaaattaaaaattatcaaatttaacaaaattacatatttaaattttaatgaaaatcCATTAACAAATTTATCAActttaattttcaaataaaataagtagaaaaattaaattatcgaaaatgaaaaatagagactaaattttaaaattttcaagtattgCAGGGATTAGAGACAAAATTAAACCTATTATTAACTACTTGTGCGGTTGTGCCACCACGCATAGGAGGGGGGGATAGCCACCACGCATCACGTAAGGGCCTCTCATATGAACATGTGGAGGACATCACTCTCCAGCAAAACCAAAACTTGAAAGCTCAGGCAACTCAAAGCAAAATTCAGTCTTTAGTCTCAACATTAACAAAAGATTAAAATGAAATCCCTGCTTCAGAGCTTGATCGGTTGATCCCCAAAACCatcaatatataaaagaaaaacttTGGTTATGGCTTTGTATTTCATGGCTACTTCACTTAATCCAAAACCCTGTTCAAATTCTAATGTTATTGTTGTTTCTCCATTGCTTTACTCAAAATCCAAACACCCTTTCAAGCtcatctcttcttcttcttcttcttgcggTAAAACTTTTGCTCAATCTGAAGGAAAAGAAGGGGGAGTTAAAGAGGAAGACCCTCCTGCTTTCTCTGGTATCAGTTTACTTCTTTAAACTCTTTAGCTTTAGTTGAAAAGGTCCTtgttttttggtttatttttgcTGGGGTTTGATTGGATTTACATAATATGTGATTGGGAGAAACCAGGTTTTGTTAATGTTTGGTTTAATGGGTTTGCTATTTAGAACTTGATTCAACTTGGGTCTCTTTTGCCTAAGCATATGAAGGTtccttttcatatatatatatatatatatattgaactgtAAAGCATATATACCCTTTTCTCCCTTGTCAAAGCAGTCATGTCTTGATTGAATTTCTAGGTTGTTATACTATGGTAGAAAGAAAACTAAATTGATGGATAGATTTTTGGTTTTGTGCTTGAAATCCTATATATATGTTACAATACAGAATATGGGGGTGGCATGTAATCGCTATTTACACAGTAAGGGGTGCGGGAAGTCATTAAGATGAGGACGGGTCACACGTTAGAAGGTAGTAGAGACACTAGGAATGGTGGTTTCTAACGGTCTCATAAGTTTAGAGGGTTTTTTTTCTGGAGAAATTCTACAAAGTTTTCGTAGGCCTCTTCTAGGGGTGAAGTCATTCCACAAAGTTCTGGTTGGCCTCCTCTAGGGGTGAAGTCAAAAAAGAATTTCTGCTAGTAaaattaagttttatatttttatgaaagttagaatgtaattttaataatttagattttaataatttttaaagtgTTAATCCTCTTTGAATTGGTAGCATGGCGTCTATAGAAGAATAAGAACTTACTTATCTTCCAAGGTTTTGTATGAAGCTTAACGAAGACTATTAAAATATCAGTTTGTTGGGCAAAACAGTTTCATGCTACTTACGCATGGGATTCATCCAAAGAATCAATTGTGGAGTCTTAATGATAGTTAATTAGGAGAAACATTAGGCTAAGTTAGTAtagtattataattttttttagtttagtTAGGCTTttcacaaaaaaagaaaagaaaataaatgattaaatcaaaattttatcaattttaagttATGTACTAAATTAATGTCTTATAAAATTTAGAaggttaaaatgaaattttacattttaagagGCTAGGGCCGTTGCCAATCCCTTTGATGCCACACCTAGCCTTCTTGAGCTCTCCTATTCTTTATAATGGAGAGTGTTTATTGTTCTTGTGATGGAGAAAGCTTTTATAGAGGAGGAGCTTTGACATGGGTTCTAACGCATAGGGTGTAAGGGAGAGCATtcgtttttttttattaaatcaatttaatcgaTCATATTCTATAAAAACCGACTTGATCGAATTAAAGCTTAAGCACCGACATTCGGTTCATTTGGTAACCAACTTTAGTTATTGGTCttgaataatataaattttaaattttaaatatattttaaataattaaaagaaaatattaaattaagttggttttttttttttttaccagtGGGTTTGAAAATATAAAAACAGATAACTGGCCAAAATAGGCATCCAAACCGAACCATATCTGAAAAAACTGCACAAACTGCCCAAACCAAAATTGGCTAAGCCGATTGAGTTgtttaattaaactaaaattgcTCTCTCATTGTAGGATGGCTGTAGATGTACAGGTGCTTTATTAATATGTGACGAGGTGACTGGACACTAGGTACGAGAATGAGTATAACAGTATATCCTTTCTTCTTGTGATGAAAAGAGCTTTTATAGTAGAAGAGCTTTAGCATAGGTCCTACTGAAATGATGTAGGGTGACTATAGAGGTACAGGAGCTACTACTTCATTAGTATGTGTGACGAGGTGACTTGATAGTAGCGCGTGGGAATGGATAATATTGAACATAAAGTTATCGCCTTGAATAGCTATATGTTTGCTCTCCATGCCTCGTACTTCTTTACTATTTGTCATGGCATCAGCTCATGGTGTTGATACTATTAAACATCTATTGACATTCAATAAATCATTAGATCGCTGATTTCATGTATCGACATTTTTTGTTAAGGTTCATTGTCTTCCACACGCACGCAGCTCGATCTTTTGGACCAGCTAAGTTCAACGAGCTCCACTGCCGACGGTACGTCGATCTTATCCCTAGTAAATGCAACTTGCAAGGCCTAGATTGAACAACAGTACGATTTATGAGGTTGTGACTGATTTGTTTCTTTTACGACCAGGGTATGAGAGTGATGGTAGGTCTGGGAAACTCACTATTCGTGAGCAGCTCGTGCGGTTAGTCGGTGATAGAGACGATGACTTTACTATTCCATTGGGTAAAAACTTGAAGAAGGTTAGTCCAAAGTTTTTAACCATCTCACAGAAGAGAAATATCAGGAGACAGGCATATTTGAATGAAGTTTCTCAGAGAAACGATTCGGTTTTCTTTGCAACGATCGGAGCATTCGTACTTGTTCCGCCGCTTATAATATTAGGGATTGCTATATTAACAGGTTATGTCCAGCTATTTCCTTGATATACATACACATTCTCAAAGTAAATAGAAATATCGAGGTTAGACCGACCCGAACTTATGTTCAGCTTGTTGTTGCCGTTTCTTTTCGTTTTCGTTATTGCATGATCGGTTTACTCCCGAAATTGAGTCCTGCTTCTTGGTTCCGTTGTTAAGAGCTTATTCACAATTTGTAGTTATTCCTACATGGATGAGTATGACATGAAACGAGCATCTCATTTAACACATCCATAGTTCTCCTAGGCTTAGAATCATATATGCTTGCAAATTCTTTGAAACGGAGAGGGATTACGGGAACATCGACCGAAGTAGGAATGCTTGCAGATGAAACAGAGGGGGATTACTGGAACATCGACATGTTAATAACTTAAGTGAAGATAGGCTGTCTCAACGGTATATACGAAGATGCCGGAATCTTTTGCTGCTAATACAAGTTCATGTTGCATATATTCAATTCTATGACGGTATATACGAAGATGCCGGAATCTTTTGCTGCTAATACAAGTTCATGTTGCATATATTCAATTCTATGGTACTGCAAATGACTTAAAAATACCTCCAAAATGGAAGTACCAAGTTTAATTTTCCACTCCAAAACTTAACTATGATCAAAGTATTAATAGGAAAATCAAAATGATTAAATTCTGCTGTTAGTCTCTGTACTCTATGTAAGTTGTAGATTTAGTtcctatactttaatttgatcaatttgaaTATCTAAAACTTTTTGAATTTGTCAAATTTAGTCTAtgtactttttgaattttaaaattttagtcctgaATGAACGGTAGCAGTTAAATATGTTTGGTTAAATTCTACAATTAGCATAGTAAAGTTGCAAATTTAATCCATATTGTCCAATTAAATCATTTTTAATCGCTATATtttctaaatttagaaattcTGTTTTTTATGTAAACGACACATTGTTGAATTCATTAACTAGTTTTATGAGTAATATGTAGAAATAACAAATTGTGCATCAAACTTTGAAAATAGCAAAACTTAATAATATAATAGCTACCTTAATCTTGACCAAATTAAAGCAAAAGGACTAAACCCATAATTTATGCATTTTATATGCCAATCAAATCTTGCATGTCAATCCAATCTGATTGAAAATTCCTGCTAGTGGAgaaatatatgattttttttctcTAATATTTCCTTTTGCAGAAAATACTGCCTTAATGCATAAGAGTATTATATACTTCTCATGACCATAGCATAACCTGAAAGTTCACTATAagaatattttgtttattttaggtTTTTTCATAAGTTTTGAAATCATAGCAGATGAGATTTTCAAAAGCATCATAAGAAACTTTTAGACTGATTTATGGATAGTGGATGACCCTATTTTATGGTTTTTGAAACTGTTGCCATCTTTTTGCTTTGTTCAAACAGTTGAACATGTTTTTGTTCTAACACCAACAAAAGATTGATCCAAtatttgaacatttttttttcctaaCACCAACAAAAAATGAAACGTGTTAGTAAATTTAAGTCACTTTGTAACCCTTTTTTGTTTCTTCAATAATGCTCACTTGTCGGTTCCTTTTTCATTACCAATTGAACTGTGTTCTTCACTAGGTCTCACTGGTACACCTTGGTTTTGTATATGCACCCATTTGTCTTGAAACAAGTAAATCAACACAATCACAGTGATCTCAACTGTAAAAGCTATGGTCCAAAGCTTTGTACTCTTTGATGTCTTGTCATAATATGCTCCCAATCCAGTGTATATGCTGATTACACCTAAAACACACACTGTAGTTCCCAGTAACCAGTGTGCAAAAAACCAGACAGTTCTTCCCTTACATCCCCTGCAAAGAGAAAAAGTCTTTTACGTGTTATAAAAAAACCTAGTAACCCGATTACCGTTTTACTATGGAAGCCCCTCTATTAAAAGTTGAATTGCATTTTGCCTCCTCTACTTAAGAAATAGATAAATTAGTCCTTGTGCATTAGATCAAAGAACAAATTGatcattctgttaaaaatttcatccacttTTGCTGTTGAAAATTAGTTATTTCGTCAACCACGCCAGTTTTTAATAGTATAGAGACTAATTTACTCATTATTTGAGTAGAGAGAGAAAAATCTAATCTGACTCTAGTATAAAAGCCTCCAAAATATTTTTACCTATTCATTCGAATATGGGGTTGGGGTTCAGGTTTACCTCCATGGACGTAAAACTCCGGTTAAGGCTTGTAACCATATGATGCCATATAAAGCTACACCTAATCTTTGATGATGATTGTTGAAGGAATTGTTGAAGTTTTTTATTGACATAATTGCTCCTGTTGTAGCAAGAAGTACTGAAAGTATCTGCCAtacatgaaaataaaaatgttggATATTTGTATCCGACATAATTAAAAAACGAGTCTTGGTATCAAAATCcggataatataaatataatgtgAAGATAGCTTGTTTTTTTAGCTTCTGATCTgtgattatatgaatgcaaaaaCCCCACATAATGAAAGATCTAAGACTTCTTATTTGTATAAAACCATTGGACTTTTCTTGCTTCTCAAGAATGCATGATAATCCTCaatgttattttatatatatatatataatattgtcCAACGGAGAAAGAGTTTTGGCTTAAGTTGATTCATGTAATTACTTTAAAACATGATATCATATTTAACGAATTTGTGAATCGATTTCTTTTGTCCAATGCTATAATTTTTCATGTAGAGATAACATTAGGaaagtgaaagaaaaataaagatatAATGTCAAAATTTTTTGTCCATTtcacctttgtttttttttttgagttaaatttgattattaaccttttaaaaagagTTTAGGGTCCATTTGTTTACATATAAAAAATTTTACGAAAAATGTTTTTTGCATTTTCCTGTGTTTGTTTCATAAAAAATAGTTTGGTCAACGGAAAATGACTTATAGGTCATTTTTCAAAAAGAGCTCATCTATAaatagttttatttttctttataaaaattaactgaatcaagcttaatattattatattgataataaattttatttttatttttaaaatatttaaaatatcatatttttcaatattattaaacatacatatttaattatttatatttcctcatataataaattattaatataatttattattttaataataaattttaaaaataataattttaaataatattattcacatattattgaaaatattcaatattaatattttaataataaatatttattacaattataaatatattaataataaatgttttgtagtataaaggttaaaatatgtcataagtctatgtacacttcacagatttgtaatttagtctttgtatttttattttcaagaatttagtccgtttacttttcaaatttaaaaatcaaatccaattgttgacatcgttaatttttttgtcaattttgttgatgtcacatttttaaataaaaatactcacttagctagtagtcatgtaattaaaaatgacgttgtaatgaatcaatttaacataatatttttaatatatgcaaaaacaatgtaaaatataaaattatagataaaataaattcaattaaaaatgaaaaataagaaaatctcaaatgcatgtttgtttaattgaaaacaacttttatgaaatattttaaagaaatctaccaaacaacataaaatattttatacaaaTTCATCCAACCACCAGAAAATAATAGCTTTTCCAGAAATATAAATCATTTTCTAGAAATCATTTTCTGGAAGTCATTTTCAGTGAAAGAAACGGAGCCTTAATTGCTATTTTTTTCAACAAAACTCATACGACAGTCCACATGTAGTTCATGCTAATATAACACtatttgtttaaaaaaaatagCATGTAATACATATGAATTATCATGTTGGCtgtcatgtttaaaatttaatattttagtcaataTTTTCGTTAAAAAATAACAATTCAACTCTTTTTGAAAGATTAATTgtcaaatttgaattattttaaaggGTTGAGGGTCAACTTTagttaaaaaaaaatgaataaaggtcaaattgacaaaaaaaaaaagtaaacattgagggttaaatttgacattatgccaaaaataaattataatctaTATAGGGTATGTAGTTTTTGGTTAAACTATGCTTTAGGCCCCTGTACTCTTCATATATTTGGAATTtagtttttttacttttattttaagaaatttaatcCCTCTACTTTTCTAATTTAACAATACAAGTCAAATTATTAACACCGTTaaaattttttagttaaatttagccTCGTTACAACATCATTTTCATACTTCATGGCTATCAATTGAGTATTTGTTTAATCTGAAATGACACACCAAAAAATTTAATAGAATATATTTAACGGTATCAATTATTagacctaaattttaaaaattaaaaagtaagagactaaattctaaatctACAGAGAGTAGAGGAATTTTTCGGTAAAGAGATGAACTTGCCTGTGAAACTGCGTGAACATAGAAAAGAATTTGAAGCTTTCTTCCACATTCTTCTCCATTTGACATTCTAATAGCAAGTATCCCAATAGGCATTAAAAACCCCATTGATGCCCAAAGGAGGAATCCATGCAGTGTAATCTCAAACATCAGTTTATGACTGATCACCTGTTTGGAAAAACAAAACACAGATCTGTAATGAAAAAACAATGTAATAAAACTCCATCAAAGGACATGAATCCAATACCTTTTTAATGTTGTCATTGTTGTCTTCATCAATTGAGCTTACAAGTGATGGGACGAGTAGTATGAACATGGTGAAAGAAACCAGTTTCCCTGCAAGAACTTGCATTGTTCTTCAATCGAAAAGCTAAAAGAAAAACACAGATGAGGTATGGTGGTGTGTTAGAAGAAAAAACAGCAATAACAAGTGTTGGCAATGGTGTAATTATAAGATGACAGGCTTATAAAGCTTAGACCAGAGACCAGCATACTCAAATGCATAGTACTCAACTCTTCTTTTTTCACTGAGAATTATCAATAActttttttgcttttctttttccaATATATAAGCACCCCATTTCAAAAGAAAAAGGTCCTTTTCGAAATGAATAAGATTTTACATATTCTTTGTGGAATAAATTTCAAAAGCTGATTCTTCAGTATTCCTTTTACTTCAAAACATTCACATACATACAAATATACAGGTGAATGTATCTAAGAAGTAACGTCCACAActattaaattaatcaatttagtctttatactatttaaaaaatattatgtaCTCTTTGTAAACGAAACTTTTATTTAGAATTGAACTGCAATTGAAAAAAGATTCAAGATATTTTTTATACAGTAAATGTTCATTTTGTTACAAGAGTTAAATTGGTTCATTTAATAATATAGGATTTAAGGTTTAGaggattaatttgatataatCCCTATAATTCAGGGACTTTCTAAATACTTTTAACCCAATATATAAGGATCCCATTTCAAAAGAAAACACCTTTTAGAAATGAACATGATTTTACATATTCTTTtggaataataataaaaaagctgATGTTTAGCTTTCTCAATAGAATTCCTTTTAGTTGAAAAGAttcacgtgtatatatatatatatatgttaaaagtacattttactgaattaaataattattttttctatttttcaattataatttaatttcaaataaaaaattatttatagacctataaaaatttaaaaatattaactccGCTATAAGTAAGTAAATGATATTTTAAAAAGAAGTAAAATTAActctatttcaatttaatttatttgattgTTTGGAATTAtgaattaaatcaatttatttaataCTAAAAGAACTAATTTGATGAGATCCGAGGAATTCTGGTATACATTCACCTATATATATTATGTTGTTGTATCTATTGTTGCATGGAGGTGGATGGTTTGAGGCAAAAAAAAGTTGTGATTGGTTTGAGCCAAAGAAAGAAAGTGGTGGGGGGAATTGAATGGATTGCAACTTCAACCATGTGGggttcctttttattttcttctagACTAGCTTTTTGGGCGGTTGTTGTTGCAGACGGTGGAATATAAGGGTTAAtataacattttagtccctaaattttgcaatttttctcTACTTGGTCCCAGATATTTTTACATTGGTCCCAAAACTTGATAAGTTTTACAATTTTGATCCCTAAATTTGAATTCCGTTAAGATGTTATGATGTGGAAGTTTGAGATTATGTCATACCATCATCTGAAACTTTAgaaatttgatataaaatataaaaaataaaaaatatataaattttgtatttttaaaaaagGAGTTGGTGATAATATGGTATAATCTTAGAATGCCACATTATTATTcctttaaaaaaatctaaattcaGAGACCAAATTGAGAAAAAACTATCAAGTTCCAAGATTAATGTAGAGTAAAAGAAAAGTTCAAGAACTAATTGGAAAATATTgttaagtttaaggactaaatattATATTATCGGAATCAAAAGGGGAAAATGGGATGTCAGTATAAAGTGGAAATTGGCAGCCTACACTAACCATTATCAAACACTATTTTCTGCTTCCCACTACTTTAAATGGACCGTATAGTTTAATACCAAATACATTACACTGTTATACCAACTCCCAATAGTATATATGATAGGCTTAAACATTTAATCCAACGGGGTAACATTGACTATAAGAGATGATAAACCATTGTGTCAAATCTCATTGGTTAGACAAAGGCAATAGTTGTTAATTATCATTACCATAAATTCAGCCAACTTGTGTTAGAAAACATTAGACCATATTGCATAATGTAATGAGGGAAATTGGGTTTGTTTTATTTCCATTGATGCTTACAAATTCCAAAAGCAAATTtgtgttgtatatatatatatattgggagACAAGTTGAGGAAGACAGCTTAGGTTATAGCAGGCTTTTTTGGTTTGTGGGAAAGCTTTGAGCTATGGTGCAAAAGCTGCATGTGGATTGTGGTCCTATTCACCTCATCAAATACTGCTCTCTATGGCCCATTCCTTTATTATTACGGATAAATCGATGTTTAATCCctgaatttgataattttttttattgggTCCTTAAACTTTTTTGTTCACACTAATCCCAGAATCTTTGTACCTTTTCTCAATTTTAGGTTATCATGTGACAGAATCTTTATTGTATAAAATAATTTGGTTGGATCTGAAATCGAAATTTTGTAAAGGTAAGGTATTTCGAGGAAACTATCTTAAGAATAGTTATTTTCCCTCCATGTGCAAAGGGATCAAGAAATACTATTCCCAAGATACAATGCCTTTACTCGAATAGAATAATTCATATTGCAGTACGAATTGTTTTAAATCGAATGGGATCCAGagacacacaaaaaaaaaagaatataatTTTAATAGTCTTAAAACTCAATTCCATCATATCAATTCTCATTTTTTGTGCCTATATATAAAGTACCAAGAGATACTTATGTGCCTCTTTAAAAGGACACAAtcttttctataaaaaaattacgaATAATTATATACATTTCTCCTCAATTaccttctttctttccttttcactatatacatacatatatataaaactttagtagaatatattttatttgaaaaatactttatataatatattatatataagtaCCATGCATTATACATTAAAGGATCTAAGTTCAAAACcaaaattaagaaagaaaaaactACCAAATTATGGGATTAATGTGGATGAAATAAAGATGAATGATGAAAGAGGACAAAATTAGTaatcataaattaaaatattactttTTCCTTATTATTGTTTCTATTTTCTTGGTAATCTAACGAATGTTTGAATTCCTCGCAACTCTATTGCAGTCTACAAATATACGTGTTTCATATAATTGTATACATTTTCTTACTTgttctctaattttttttttcacattagtcctaaatattttataacttttcttcAGTTTAGTCCTTAAATTTTTCTCAATTTTAGGTGATGGTATAATGCAATCTCGAATGTCATATTATCATACCTTAAAGGAATCTAAGTTTAgaaattaaattgagaaaatttacCTAATTCTAAAATTAATGTTTACCAAATAAACATTTAAGAACTAAagtgaaaaattattaaattgagagaCTAAATATTACattattcattattattatttttattttttcgtaATCTAATGAATGTTTGAATTCCCTCACAACTTTTATTGCATtgtacaaatatatatgtttgatatgatattatatataaatatatatatatataaaagtttttcttaaattttttaatatattatcgGAGAGTCATTGAATTTCCTTCAATTTCAAAAAGTTTACAAATATAatcacaaatataaatataattgtaaataatatatattttaataattagaattagaataaaattaataCAAAGTTCAACCATAATCATATTGAGAATTAAAATATATCAAGATTTGTATTAGAATAAATTTGAATAAAATCATACATAGTGTGaattaaatctaaaataaatttgGAATAGAACTCATGTATAATATCTACATATGGTGAGACTTGAACTTAGAAGATCAATTCCACACGAGTTAAAATATACTATATTATGGGGTAAAATATACTAGTAGTCAgtcaactattagtaaatttcttttttagtCATTCAACTATGAaatgttacaaaatgatcacctaacttttttggtcacccaactatgaaatgttacaaaatggtcactcaactatttaattttttctcttttttttttttttgtcacccaACTATCTTGAATTTTTGGGTGTTTCTATTTATCCGTTAGTCAGCTATgaccaaaaaaaataataataataataatttggtgACTACTAATATAATTTACCTTATATTATAACTAGTATTGAATTGGTTTTACGAATTGTCCTCCTAATGATTTTGTTGCTATTTACTTACCCAAAGATCTTAATCTTTGCTTCCTCTTTTTATCAagagaaaaattatgaaaaaacacataaaaataaaaaatacaaagaaaaaggaCTAGTTGTTAATAGTATTGCAAAATCTACATATAATGAGTTTGCTTTTATCATAACTTTGGATCTATCTTTTGTtttcaaaaggaaaaaaagaaaagaaaagaaaaagaaattggcATGACATACAACCATTGGCTTCATTGtttttgtattattatcattatatttttttaatcatttttagaaTATGTGTtgctaaaaaaaaattgaaatttttttatttttatgtttattgct belongs to Gossypium arboreum isolate Shixiya-1 chromosome 7, ASM2569848v2, whole genome shotgun sequence and includes:
- the LOC108484454 gene encoding uncharacterized protein LOC108484454 encodes the protein MALYFMATSLNPKPCSNSNVIVVSPLLYSKSKHPFKLISSSSSSCGKTFAQSEGKEGGVKEEDPPAFSGSLSSTRTQLDLLDQLSSTSSTADGYESDGRSGKLTIREQLVRLVGDRDDDFTIPLGKNLKKVSPKFLTISQKRNIRRQAYLNEVSQRNDSVFFATIGAFVLVPPLIILGIAILTGYVQLFP
- the LOC108483608 gene encoding cytochrome b561 domain-containing protein At2g30890-like, which produces MQVLAGKLVSFTMFILLVPSLVSSIDEDNNDNIKKVISHKLMFEITLHGFLLWASMGFLMPIGILAIRMSNGEECGRKLQILFYVHAVSQILSVLLATTGAIMSIKNFNNSFNNHHQRLGVALYGIIWLQALTGVLRPWRGCKGRTVWFFAHWLLGTTVCVLGVISIYTGLGAYYDKTSKSTKLWTIAFTVEITVIVLIYLFQDKWVHIQNQGVPVRPSEEHSSIGNEKGTDK